The following coding sequences lie in one Capnocytophaga stomatis genomic window:
- a CDS encoding putative zinc-binding metallopeptidase — MMKKIYIVISMALLGCSQEKLSDQSVVEANIVQRNYTELDTWIRNELTLPYGIEVDYRWNGNTAQKGSYTYPPEAENVQKMLEAIKFLWLETYTLNNVGGSHFMKEKNPIKIYMYGGKNLDAHGVELLANHTGTTAEMFLYNVNDFDPKDYEKVYVLMRSVHHQFAKRLMELLPYERDKFALISSGYVSDSKDLPSKEPIGRYIKKISDCSRDKDNTGFTYVISSEQDYQQARLGFFSVGKSIRTNEKLYSSDCEVARTSDVILTEGAIANRRGFFTIHSMLSPEDDFAEIVSAYLTHSSKEITDAITLGGTSISGTADEEQEVRVAKEQLLKKQAFVEEYFKKEVKINLKRMQLLSVQRIKSFVNR, encoded by the coding sequence ATGATGAAAAAAATATATATCGTAATATCAATGGCGTTGTTGGGGTGTTCCCAAGAAAAACTTTCCGACCAAAGCGTGGTGGAAGCCAATATTGTGCAACGCAATTACACCGAATTAGATACGTGGATACGCAATGAACTCACGCTACCGTATGGCATTGAGGTGGATTATCGATGGAACGGAAACACTGCTCAGAAAGGAAGTTATACCTATCCGCCTGAGGCTGAAAATGTTCAAAAGATGTTGGAAGCCATTAAGTTTTTGTGGCTCGAAACCTATACGCTCAACAATGTGGGAGGAAGCCATTTTATGAAGGAGAAAAACCCGATTAAGATTTATATGTACGGCGGAAAAAATTTGGACGCTCACGGTGTGGAACTACTTGCGAATCACACGGGTACTACCGCCGAGATGTTTCTGTACAACGTCAATGATTTCGACCCGAAGGATTACGAAAAAGTATATGTGCTGATGCGTAGCGTACATCATCAGTTTGCCAAACGATTGATGGAATTGCTTCCGTATGAGCGGGATAAGTTCGCATTGATTAGCAGTGGATATGTGTCTGATTCCAAGGATCTTCCAAGTAAAGAGCCTATCGGAAGGTATATCAAAAAAATATCCGATTGTAGTCGTGATAAAGACAATACAGGGTTCACTTACGTGATTTCGTCCGAGCAGGATTACCAACAAGCACGTTTGGGGTTTTTCAGCGTAGGGAAATCCATCCGAACCAACGAAAAGTTGTATAGCTCTGATTGTGAGGTGGCACGTACTTCCGATGTTATCCTAACCGAAGGAGCAATAGCCAATCGCCGCGGATTTTTTACCATTCACTCAATGCTTTCCCCCGAAGATGATTTTGCTGAAATTGTAAGTGCTTATCTCACACATAGTTCTAAGGAAATTACCGATGCCATTACCCTCGGAGGTACTTCCATTAGTGGTACGGCAGACGAAGAGCAAGAGGTTCGTGTAGCCAAGGAACAATTACTTAAAAAACAGGCGTTTGTAGAGGAATATTTTAAAAAAGAAGTAAAAATCAACCTCAAACGGATGCAGCTTTTGAGTGTACAACGTATCAAATCATTCGTAAACAGATAA
- a CDS encoding DUF4302 domain-containing protein → MKRYLFLIVLVGMISCKKEEPSEVSPSDRNLQNIKALRKELTEAPYGWKVLYFPKTDSLLFANKDEILEKDPLFRERYGYGGFYFLMKFDDKGTVQMRADYDSKSMVETKESEFEIKQNTFTQLSFTTFNYIHHLVNDRFSGNSDFMYAGRDFENNLVFKTASYIEPAREYVVFEKLKSPIDWEDTRNTTDNALTESYKNRKIFEQMKNPQVVIRKGSRIFFQSDMIVRSTRGTPQYNQFLREIIEKRYYLFRFNKKPDLVNPRIAKESTGLGSGYVGTEQGLTFRTGLRYTEKYIFRDFERRGDKFVCELVKVYDPILKREMYVSKHLYPDGEPTYFVAEIIDEQM, encoded by the coding sequence ATGAAAAGATATTTATTTTTGATAGTTTTGGTGGGAATGATTTCCTGTAAGAAAGAGGAGCCTTCGGAAGTATCGCCTTCTGACAGAAATTTGCAGAACATCAAGGCGTTACGTAAAGAACTGACCGAAGCTCCGTATGGTTGGAAGGTGCTTTATTTTCCGAAAACCGATTCGCTGTTGTTTGCTAACAAAGATGAAATTTTGGAAAAAGACCCCTTGTTTCGTGAGCGTTACGGCTATGGCGGATTTTATTTCCTGATGAAATTTGATGATAAAGGAACCGTGCAAATGCGTGCCGATTATGACAGTAAATCAATGGTGGAAACCAAAGAAAGTGAGTTTGAAATCAAGCAAAACACCTTTACACAGCTTAGTTTCACCACCTTTAATTACATTCATCACTTGGTAAACGACCGATTTTCAGGAAATTCTGATTTTATGTACGCAGGAAGAGATTTTGAAAATAATTTGGTTTTCAAAACAGCTTCGTACATTGAACCAGCTCGGGAGTATGTCGTTTTTGAAAAATTGAAGTCGCCAATTGATTGGGAAGATACTCGCAATACAACCGATAATGCACTTACGGAATCTTACAAAAACCGAAAGATTTTCGAACAGATGAAAAATCCGCAGGTGGTAATCCGCAAAGGAAGTCGTATTTTCTTTCAAAGCGATATGATTGTTCGTAGTACACGTGGAACGCCTCAGTATAACCAATTTCTGAGAGAAATCATCGAAAAGCGGTACTATTTGTTTCGTTTCAATAAAAAACCAGACCTTGTAAATCCGCGAATAGCCAAAGAAAGTACTGGATTGGGGTCGGGATACGTGGGAACGGAGCAGGGGCTGACCTTCCGCACGGGGCTTCGTTATACGGAGAAGTATATTTTTCGCGATTTTGAACGTCGGGGTGATAAATTTGTATGCGAATTGGTGAAAGTGTATGACCCGATTCTTAAACGGGAAATGTATGTGAGCAAACATCTTTATCCCGATGGCGAACCCACCTATTTTGTGGCGGAAATTATCGATGAGCAAATGTAA
- a CDS encoding DUF4856 domain-containing protein → MRKYTLFTMLLMLVACNKGEGETVESAYLEPLPPEYKYSFSRNGSSSVDLLECNLLKEPLDVLYDSYLKEARIMNQADYQVVFRYYNDGIYSHLKPKEEVAKSELHRANREAIQKDLTDFIETSARIGGYGTENPSDIRRQALRQGRTGYIGNNIGDVNLAFADEKGIVVAEAFRYAVFGAIYLDKVLNYHLNESFLSDETLRKKHEDVVLPPGRNYTELEHHWDLAYGYYTFLRPLVRAEGIPLLKNSEVRIFNAFVQGRIELERYRYEDMKQHLHIIREELSRAIAIRTMNILIGENTLANLDERGGYAFPFISRAYGLIYALQFARNPQGELYYSREEVQRLLQQFLLGNGLWDKQRLLSNAQTQGSLKHIATEVGKPFGISIEQIKR, encoded by the coding sequence ATGCGAAAATATACATTATTTACAATGCTTTTGATGCTCGTCGCTTGTAATAAGGGCGAAGGCGAAACGGTGGAATCGGCATATTTGGAACCGCTTCCGCCTGAATATAAATACAGCTTTTCCCGTAACGGAAGTAGCAGTGTGGATTTGCTTGAGTGTAATTTACTTAAAGAACCGTTGGACGTGTTGTACGACAGTTATTTGAAAGAAGCAAGAATAATGAATCAGGCAGATTATCAAGTAGTTTTCAGATACTATAACGACGGGATTTACAGCCATTTAAAACCCAAAGAGGAAGTTGCCAAATCGGAATTGCATCGAGCCAATCGGGAAGCGATTCAAAAAGATTTGACCGATTTTATCGAAACTTCTGCCCGAATCGGGGGCTACGGCACAGAAAATCCTTCTGATATTCGGCGACAAGCATTGCGACAAGGGCGAACGGGCTACATTGGCAACAATATCGGCGATGTAAACTTAGCTTTTGCCGATGAAAAAGGAATTGTGGTGGCGGAAGCGTTTCGTTATGCCGTTTTTGGGGCAATTTATTTGGATAAGGTGCTAAATTATCATCTTAATGAAAGTTTTCTCAGCGATGAGACGCTTCGCAAGAAACACGAAGATGTTGTGCTTCCTCCTGGGCGAAATTACACTGAGTTGGAGCATCATTGGGATTTGGCGTACGGATATTACACCTTTTTGCGTCCGTTGGTGCGAGCCGAAGGGATTCCCTTGCTCAAAAACAGCGAAGTACGTATTTTTAACGCATTTGTGCAAGGACGCATCGAATTGGAACGATACCGCTATGAGGATATGAAGCAACATCTTCACATTATTCGGGAGGAACTCTCACGAGCCATTGCCATTCGCACGATGAACATTTTGATTGGGGAGAATACCCTTGCCAATTTAGACGAAAGAGGCGGATACGCATTCCCTTTTATTTCAAGGGCTTATGGGCTTATTTATGCGTTACAATTTGCCCGAAATCCACAGGGAGAACTTTACTATTCTCGGGAGGAAGTACAACGTCTTTTGCAACAGTTTCTACTCGGAAACGGATTGTGGGACAAACAGCGTTTACTTTCTAACGCTCAAACACAAGGCTCGTTAAAGCACATCGCTACGGAAGTGGGCAAACCTTTTGGCATTTCAATTGAGCAGATTAAGAGGTAA
- a CDS encoding fibronectin type III domain-containing protein, producing the protein MKRILITLLLGLSWIAQAQENLIPNGGFEEYTLGKKPKNWSFSNNIFFRNDDFGNEQARSGQYCPKLYANAGQFYVIDDNYSSAAIDVQEGATYLLTYWYKGTINRENMELVVSWYNSSSASPIKRDSKGKVTPKASEWTKREVELTVPIGITKMGVAFVMSRSSGSGHIMIDDVSLVYKGDTGGGNTQLSAPTRFQVQTFQREALLSWDKEADPQLQWEVVVDAQAPQRVVTNSFLVRGLEPETNYTFKVRAVKGANASEYTNHITKGTQSMQYGINDIRRVPHLRTLNDDGICKQTIDLFYNDLADASARITYFVNGKEVQPNGDQLTFPQKGKQKFKIIIIEAVDRQWEIEYDLEVQ; encoded by the coding sequence ATGAAACGAATACTTATAACATTGCTTTTGGGGCTTTCGTGGATTGCCCAAGCACAGGAAAATTTAATCCCTAACGGAGGATTTGAGGAATATACTCTGGGGAAAAAGCCCAAAAATTGGAGTTTTTCAAACAATATATTTTTTAGAAATGATGATTTTGGGAATGAACAGGCACGTTCGGGGCAATATTGTCCTAAATTGTATGCCAATGCAGGTCAATTTTATGTGATTGATGACAATTACAGTTCGGCAGCGATTGATGTTCAAGAGGGAGCAACTTATCTGCTAACGTATTGGTACAAAGGCACAATAAATCGTGAGAATATGGAACTTGTAGTAAGTTGGTATAACAGTTCCAGTGCTTCTCCTATAAAAAGAGATTCCAAAGGAAAAGTAACTCCCAAAGCCTCAGAATGGACAAAACGCGAGGTGGAACTTACTGTACCTATTGGGATTACCAAAATGGGAGTGGCTTTTGTAATGAGTCGTTCCAGTGGGAGTGGCCATATTATGATAGATGATGTTTCATTAGTGTATAAGGGCGACACAGGAGGAGGAAATACGCAATTATCTGCTCCAACTCGTTTTCAGGTTCAGACCTTCCAGCGGGAAGCTCTTCTGTCGTGGGATAAGGAAGCCGACCCCCAATTGCAATGGGAAGTTGTGGTAGATGCACAAGCTCCGCAACGTGTCGTTACCAATTCGTTTTTAGTAAGAGGTTTGGAACCAGAAACCAACTACACGTTCAAAGTAAGAGCTGTGAAGGGAGCCAATGCGTCCGAATATACCAACCACATTACCAAAGGAACACAATCAATGCAGTACGGTATCAATGACATTAGGCGTGTTCCGCACTTGCGTACGCTTAACGATGATGGTATTTGTAAGCAAACGATTGATTTGTTTTACAATGACTTGGCTGATGCTTCTGCCAGAATTACCTATTTTGTAAACGGAAAAGAAGTACAACCCAACGGCGACCAGCTTACCTTCCCCCAAAAAGGAAAACAGAAGTTTAAAATCATTATAATTGAAGCCGTTGACCGTCAATGGGAAATAGAATATGATTTGGAAGTTCAGTAA